The Quercus robur chromosome 7, dhQueRobu3.1, whole genome shotgun sequence genome has a segment encoding these proteins:
- the LOC126692725 gene encoding tubulin beta-2 chain-like produces MREILHIQGGQCGNQIGAKFWEVVCAEHGIDPTGKYQGDSDLQLERINVYYNEASCGRYVPRAVLMDLEPGTMDSIRSGTYGQIFRPDNFVFGQSGAGNNWAKGHYTEGAELIDSVLDVVRKEAENCDCLQGFQVCHSLGGGTGSGMGTLLISKIREEYPDRMMLTFSVFPSPKVSDTVVEPYNATLSVHQLVENADECMVLDNEALYDICFRTLKLTTPSFGDLNHLISATMSGVTCCLRFPGQLNSDLRKLAVNLIPFPRLHFFMVGFAPLTSRGSQQYRALTVPELTQQMWDAKNMMCAADPRHGRYLTASAMFRGKMSTKEVDEQMINVQNKNSSYFVEWIPNNVKSTVCDIPPTGLKMASTFIGNSTSIQEMFRRVSEQFTAMFRRKAFLHWYTGEGMDEMEFTEAESNMNDLVSEYQQYQDATADEDEYEEEEEEEVDGM; encoded by the exons atgcgTGAGATTCTTCACATCCAAGGTGGGCAATGTGGGAACCAGATCGGAGCAAAGTTCTGGGAAGTGGTGTGTGCCGAACACGGCATAGATCCAACCGGGAAGTACCAGGGAGACTCAGATCTACAGCTCGAGAGAATCAACGTTTACTACAATGAAGCAAGCTGCGGTCGCTATGTTCCTCGTGCTGTTCTCATGGATCTGGAACCTGGTACCATGGACAGCATCAGATCTGGTACCTACGGCCAGATCTTCAGGCCAGACAACTTCGTTTTCGGCCAATCCGGCGCTGGTAACAACTGGGCCAAAGGCCATTACACTGAAGGAGCTGAACTCATCGATTCGGTTCTCGATGTGGTTCGTAAAGAAGCTGAGAACTGCGATTGCTTGCAAG GGTTTCAAGTGTGTCACTCACTAGGAGGAGGAACTGGGTCTGGAATGGGTACCCTTTTGATCTCAAAGATCAGAGAGGAATACCCAGATCGGATGATGCTTACTTTCTCGGTTTTTCCATCTCCGAAGGTCTCAGATACTGTTGTTGAGCCTTACAATGCAACCTTGTCTGTTCACCAACTCGTTGAGAACGCTGATGAGTGTATGGTTCTTGATAATGAAGCTCTATACGACATTTGCTTCCGCACACTCAAGCTCACTACCCCAAGCT TTGGAGATCTGAACCATTTGATATCTGCAACAATGTCTGGAGTGACATGCTGTTTGAGATTCCCTGGGCAGCTTAACTCTGACCTTAGAAAGCTTGCTGTGAATTTAATCCCCTTCCCTAGGCTCCACTTTTTTATGGTGGGTTTTGCTCCTTTGACCTCCAGAGGTTCCCAGCAGTACAGAGCACTTACTGTCCCAGAGCTCACCCAGCAAATGTGGGATGCAAAGAACATGATGTGCGCTGCTGACCCACGACATGGCCGCTATCTCACTGCCTCAGCTATGTTCCGTGGCAAAATGAGCACCAAGGAGGTGGATGAGCAAATGATCAATGTGCAGAACAAGAACTCTTCTTACTTTGTGGAATGGATTCCCAACAACGTTAAATCCACTGTCTGTGATATCCCACCAACAGGCTTGAAAATGGCCTCCACTTTTATTGGTAACTCAACCTCTATCCAGGAAATGTTCCGTCGTGTGAGTGAGCAGTTCACTGCTATGTTCAGGAGAAAGGCTTTCTTGCATTGGTATACAGGGGAAGGTATGGATGAGATGGAATTCACTGAGGCTGAGAGTAACATGAACGATCTGGTTTCTGAGTATCAGCAATACCAGGATGCCACTGCTGATGAGGATGAGTacgaggaggaggaagaggaggaagtTGATGGCATGTAA